One genomic region from Quercus robur chromosome 4, dhQueRobu3.1, whole genome shotgun sequence encodes:
- the LOC126721318 gene encoding uncharacterized protein LOC126721318, protein MSCLVWNCRGLGNPCIENELAEMVQAKDPSVVFIAEAWANEARLNNVKRKIQFENMFEVPRTSRGGGLVLFWRSSIAVTVEGSDKNHIDAIINKDIEDEWRFTGFYGEPETFRRIESWNLLRSLNQKFQTPWLCAGDFNELIRSNEKLEGNRRSHTQMQLFMEVVDACGFMDLGYSGTKVHHLTCTTSNHIPIWIVPDGLEPPPISRPFCFEEMWLTDKDCGRTVEAVWRSSIPCDPNIKVMRKIDKCGHELTQWSRKNFGNVRRELIEKRKLLARAEKEAIQSGVNFQVRELSMEINDLMVKENKMWRQREKSFWLVGGDKNSKYFHSRATQRHRRNRITGINNSLGKWVHHSEVIAEAFIEYYQNLFTSSNLILGDNDLNSIPTLVTAKMNSQLSQEFMEWEVQAMLKQMAPLKAPGPDAFETLHNMNIQKSSKYGYMAVKLDMSKVYDRVEWSFLKEVMRKLGFNEQWITLMMICVKSVSYSVLVNAEPKGMIRHSRGICQGDPLSPFLFLLCTEGLHSLISKATSEGTIHGFGLSRRSPKLTHLPFADDSLLFCKSSRSECQKILQILESYESMSGQKLNRGKTSIFFSKSTIEIVRAEIKEALGMEEIKHYDKYLGLPSLVERHKKASFDYIKERFWRKLQGWEEKLLSQAGREVLIKAVVQAIPTYTMCCFKLPLGLCHEIEGLISKFWWGQSLAACRALEFALELGLDKGILEGDSLTVMAALKDDSASLASFGLLVRDAQSLAGLFNCIRFLHVGRGGNVVAHNLTRHARHVIGFSVWMEDVPIHTLVAYQADLPVT, encoded by the exons ATGAGTTGCTTAGtatggaactgtcgtgggcttgggaacccatgTATAGAAAATGAGCTTGCTGAAATGGTGCAAgcaaaagatccctctgtcGTGTTTATAGCTGAAGCATGGGCAAATGAAGCAAGGCTAAACAATGTGAAAAGGAAGATACAATTCGAGAATATGTTCGAAGTCCCTAGAACAAGTAGAGGAGGCGGTTTGGTGCTATTTTGGAGATCATCAATTGCTGTGACAGTTGAGGGGtctgataaaaatcatattgatGCGATAATTAATAAGGATATAGAAGATGAGTGGCGTTTCACTGGCTTTTACGGTGAACCAGAAACTTTCAGAAGAATTGAATCTTGGAACCTTCTTCGAAGTCTAAATCAAAAGTTTCAAACTCCATGGCTATGTGCAGGTGATTTTAACGAGTTGATTAGAAGCAACGAAAAATTGGAGGGGAATAGGAGGAGTCATACACAGATGCAGCTCTTTATGGAAGTAGTTGATGCCTGTGGCTTCATGGACCTTGGCTACTCGG GTACTAAGGTCCATCATTTAACTTGTACTACATCTAATCATATCCCCATATGGATTGTGCCCGATGGTCTTGAACCACCTCCCATCTCAAGACCCTTCTGCTTTGAAGAAATGTGGCTAACAGATAAAGATTGTGGGAGAACCGTAGAAGCAGTATGGAGAAGCTCAATTCCATGTGATCCCAACATCAAAGTGATGAGGAAAATTGATAAATGTGGTCACGAATTAACTCAGTGGAGCCGGAAGAATTTTGGGAATGTAAGAAGAGAGTTGATTGAGAAGAGGAAACTACTTGCTAGGGCTGAAAAGGAGGCTATCCAATCTGGTGTAAATTTCCAGGTTAGAGAGCTTTCAATGGAGATCAATGACTTGAtggtaaaagaaaacaaaatgtggagacaaagagaaaaaagtttCTGGTTGGTTGGGGGTGATAAGAATTCTAAATACTTTCACAGTAGAGCAACACAAAGGCACCGTCGAAATAGAATCACAGGTATCAACAATTCACTTGGCAAATGGGTTCATCATTCTGAGGTGATAGCTGAAGCTTTTATTGAGTATTATCAAAATCTCTTTACCTCATCAAATCTGATTCTTGGAGACAATGATCTGAACTCAATTCCAACACTTGTCACAGCCAAGATGAACAGCCAATTGTCACAGGAATTCATGGAGTGGGAAGTGCAAGCGATGCTTAAACAAATGGCTCCTCTTAAAGCTCCAGGCCCCGATG CCTTTGAAACCCTTCATAATATGAACATTCAAAAATCTAGCAAATATGGCTATATGGCAGTGAAATTAGACATGAGTAAAGTttatgatagggtggaatggTCTTTCTTGAAGGAGGTTATGAGAAAGTTGGGGTTTAATGAACAATGGATAACCCTCATGATGATTTGTGTAAAATCTGTCTCATATTCGGTTCTAGTGAATGCTGAACCAAAAGGGATGATAAGGCATTCAAGGGGAATTTGCCAAGGTGACCCCTTATCTCCATTCCTCTTTTTACTTTGTACGGAAGGTCTTCATAGTCTTATATCTAAGGCAACAAGTGAGGGGACTATCCATGGATTCGGCTTGAGTAGAAGGAGTCCAAAACTAACTCATTTGCcctttgcagatgatagcttaCTGTTTTGCAAGTCTAGCAGAAGTGAATGCcagaaaattttgcaaattttggaGTCCTATGAAAGTATGTCGGGCCAAAAACTTAATCGAGGCAAAACTTCCATCTTTTTTAGCAAATCCACCATAGAGATTGTGAGGGCAGAAATAAAGGAAGCATTAGGAATGGAAGAAATTAAACACTATGACAAGTATTTGGGTTTGCCATCACTTGTAGAGAGGCACAAAAAAGCAAGCTTTGATTATATTAAAGAAAGATTTTGGAGGAAATTGCAAGGGTGGgaagaaaaattattgtcaCAAGCTGGAAGGGAAGTCTTGATCAAGGCGGTGGTCCAAGCAATCCCAACCTATACAATGTGTTGCTTCAAACTTCCACTTGGCCTTTGCCATGAAATTGAAGGGCTCATCagcaaattttggtgggggcagtCTTTGGCGGCATGTAGAGCTCTTGAGTTTGCTTTGGAGCTCGGGTTGGATAAGGGAATTCTGGAAGGAGACTCGTTGACTGTAATGGCTGCTCTTAAGGATGACTCAGCATCTCTGGCTTCTTTTGGTCTTCTAGTTCGTGACGCTCAAAGTTTGGCAGGCTTATTTAATTGTATTCGCTTTTTACATGTTGGTAGGGGTGGTAATGTTGTAGCCCACAACCTAACTAGACATGCACGTCATGTCATTGGTTTTTCTgtttggatggaagatgttcctATCCATACTCTTGTTGCTTATCAAGCGGATTTGCCTGTTACCTAA
- the LOC126720529 gene encoding uncharacterized protein LOC126720529 isoform X2 — MGWVGCMSIGNTTDPARRDRPKVETERGGVISLLPDNLSEIGVEYVEEPDEVILPVQIENLKGKQFVFQIQLNDYNLNYGWEFYTIKKLFDSFEETDKAIQLDKMTEVYISDSSNECSNNLSIEEDGDCTKFQKLDVQTNVQLTPTSVLQENKRAYSGTTTKQQRKKIQKTL; from the exons ATGGGCTGGGTCGGTTGTATGTCGATCGGCAATACAACCGACCCAGCCCGTCGAGACCGGCCCAAAG TGGAAACTGAGCGAGGTGGAGTTATCAGCTTGCTTCCTGATAATCTTAGCGAAATTGGTGTGGAGTACGTTGAG GAGCCCGATGAAGTCATCCTTCCTGTGCAAATAGAAAATCTgaaaggaaaacaatttgttttccaaatacaACTAAATGACTATAATCTCAACTATGGATGGGAATTCTACACTATCAAGAAACTTTTTGACTCTTTTGAAGAAACTGACAAAGCAATTCAGCTTGATAAAATGACAGAA GTTTACATCAGTGATTCTTCAAATGAATGTAGCAACAACTTATCaattgaagaagatggtgattgtacaaaatttcaaaaacttgatgTTCAAACAAATGTGCAACTCACACCAACATCTGTACTTCAGGAAAACAAAAGGGCATATTCAGGGACTACTACaaagcaacaaaggaagaagatacaaaaaacactttaa
- the LOC126720529 gene encoding replication protein A 70 kDa DNA-binding subunit B-like isoform X1: MPKQFKPQVTIEEEMNINRRTISVIKKIMWDSDNEETIFTCQGKIINIDIDHSGWYFISCEVCRRKVKSRDKFLWCHNCNKKACFPIPRYRIQLKVEDSSGMATFILFDSEAEKLLNISAKDFLNKSLEEPDEVILPVQIENLKGKQFVFQIQLNDYNLNYGWEFYTIKKLFDSFEETDKAIQLDKMTEVYISDSSNECSNNLSIEEDGDCTKFQKLDVQTNVQLTPTSVLQENKRAYSGTTTKQQRKKIQKTL; this comes from the exons ATGCCCAAGCAATTCAAACCACAAGTAACAATTGAAGAAGAGATGAACATCAACAGAAGAACCATaagtgtaataaaaaaaattatgtgggaCTCTGATAATGag GAAACGATCTTTACCTGTCAAGGAAAGATTATAAACATTGACATAGATCATTCTGGTTGGTACTTTATCTCTTGCGAAGTATGTCGTAGAAAGGTAAAATCAAGAGATAAATTTTTATGGTGTCACAATTGCAACAAAAAGGCATGCTTCCCAATCCCAAG GTATAGAATTCAATTAAAGGTTGAAGATAGCTCAGGAATGGCCACAttcattttatttgattcaGAAGCAGAAAAATTACTCAACATATCAGCCAAAGACTTTTTGAATAAATCTTTAGAG GAGCCCGATGAAGTCATCCTTCCTGTGCAAATAGAAAATCTgaaaggaaaacaatttgttttccaaatacaACTAAATGACTATAATCTCAACTATGGATGGGAATTCTACACTATCAAGAAACTTTTTGACTCTTTTGAAGAAACTGACAAAGCAATTCAGCTTGATAAAATGACAGAA GTTTACATCAGTGATTCTTCAAATGAATGTAGCAACAACTTATCaattgaagaagatggtgattgtacaaaatttcaaaaacttgatgTTCAAACAAATGTGCAACTCACACCAACATCTGTACTTCAGGAAAACAAAAGGGCATATTCAGGGACTACTACaaagcaacaaaggaagaagatacaaaaaacactttaa
- the LOC126721320 gene encoding uncharacterized protein LOC126721320, translating to MPWVLAGDFNEPLMEEDKFEGKAVSVNRSHLFKECLDKCNMIDIGFSGPRFTWTNRREFQTLIQERIDRVFVNPSWCVLYSEARVVHFTRCHSDHCPILLEMQLRTILGEIRPFRFQTSWLLEPSFPFVVTHARRDSPTLGDAVNRFTQAAIRWNGSHFGNIFTRKKNLLARINGIQQALSVKPSIFLVNLENELLKELD from the coding sequence ATGCCGTGGGTGTTGGCAGGTGATTTCAATGAACCACTTATGGAGGAAGATAAATTCGAGGGAAAAGCAGTGAGTGTCAATAGGTCGCACTTATTTAAAGAGTGTTTGGATAAATGTAACATGATTGACATAGGGTTCTCGGGGCCCCGTTTCACCTGGACAAATAGAAGGGAGTTCCAAACACTAATCCAGGAAAGAATAGACAGGGTATTTGTGAATCCTAGCTGGTGCGTATTGTATTCGGAAGCTCGAGTTGTCCATTTCACCCGATGCCACTCTGATCACTGCCCTATTCTTTTGGAGATGCAGCTGAGAACAATCTTGGGGGAAATAAGGCCTTTTAGATTTCAAACCTCCTGGCTATTAGAGCCATCCTTCCCATTTGTTGTGACACATGCCAGGAGAGACTCTCCCACCTTAGGGGATGCAGTGAACAGGTTTACCCAAGCAGCAATTAGGTGGAATGGTTCCCACTTTGGGAATATTTTTACTAGGAAAAAGAACCTTTTGGCTAGGATCAATGGTATTCAACAAGCCTTATCTGTGAAACCTTCTATTTTCCTTGTTAATTTGGAGAATGAGCTTCTTAAGGAGTTAGACTGA